In one Zonotrichia albicollis isolate bZonAlb1 chromosome 14, bZonAlb1.hap1, whole genome shotgun sequence genomic region, the following are encoded:
- the MOSPD1 gene encoding motile sperm domain-containing protein 1 isoform X1, with protein MQQQKRQPELVEGNLPVFVFPTELIFYADDQSTHKQVLTLYNPYEFALKFKVLCTTPNKYAVVDATGAVKPQCCVDIVIRHRDVRASYYGVIDKFRLQVSEQSQRKALGKKEIIATLLPSAKEQQQQKEEEEKRIKEHLAESVFFEQTLCQPENRTASSGPSLLTVFLGVVCVAALMLPTLGEMESLVPLYLHLSVNQKLVAAYVLDLKNSHTKLSSPLPLPGRNEDLKEKS; from the exons ATGCAGCAACAAAAAAGACAGCCAGAGTTAGTGGAAGGAAATCttcctgtttttgtttttcctacaGAACTTATATTTTATGCAGATGACCAGTCAACACACAAGCAGGTGTTGACTCTATATAACCCCTATGAGTTTGCCTTAAAATTCAAAG TTCTTTGTACAACTCCAAATAAATATGCGGTGGTGGATGCTACTGGTGCAGTGAAGCCTCAGTGCTGTGTTGATAT TGTGATTCGTCACAGAGACGTTCGGGCTTCTTACTATGGTGTCATAGATAAATTCCGTCTCCAAGTGTCTgagcagagccagaggaaagcattggggaaaaaggagaTTATTGCTACTCTGCTTCCATCtgcaaaggaacaacaacaacaaaaggaagaggaggaaaaacgAATAAAAGAACACCTGGCTGAAAGTGTCTTTTTTGAGCAGACTTTGTGTCAACCAG AAAACAGAACTGCCTCGTCGGGACCTAGTTTACTCACAGTCTTCCTTGGAGTGGTGTGTGTTGCAGCACTAATGCTACCTACATTGGGGGAAATGGAATCCCTGGTGCCTCTCTACCTCCACTTAAGTGTGAATCAAAAGTTAGTAGCTGCTTATGTTTTAG ATTTGAAGAACAGTCACACTaaactcagttctcctctcccACTACCTGGCAGAAATGAGGATTTAAAGGAAAAGAGCTAG
- the MOSPD1 gene encoding motile sperm domain-containing protein 1 isoform X2 encodes MQQQKRQPELVEGNLPVFVFPTELIFYADDQSTHKQVLTLYNPYEFALKFKVLCTTPNKYAVVDATGAVKPQCCVDIVIRHRDVRASYYGVIDKFRLQVSEQSQRKALGKKEIIATLLPSAKEQQQQKEEEEKRIKEHLAESVFFEQTLCQPENRTASSGPSLLTVFLGVVCVAALMLPTLGEMESLVPLYLHLSVNQKLVAAYVLGLITMVILRT; translated from the exons ATGCAGCAACAAAAAAGACAGCCAGAGTTAGTGGAAGGAAATCttcctgtttttgtttttcctacaGAACTTATATTTTATGCAGATGACCAGTCAACACACAAGCAGGTGTTGACTCTATATAACCCCTATGAGTTTGCCTTAAAATTCAAAG TTCTTTGTACAACTCCAAATAAATATGCGGTGGTGGATGCTACTGGTGCAGTGAAGCCTCAGTGCTGTGTTGATAT TGTGATTCGTCACAGAGACGTTCGGGCTTCTTACTATGGTGTCATAGATAAATTCCGTCTCCAAGTGTCTgagcagagccagaggaaagcattggggaaaaaggagaTTATTGCTACTCTGCTTCCATCtgcaaaggaacaacaacaacaaaaggaagaggaggaaaaacgAATAAAAGAACACCTGGCTGAAAGTGTCTTTTTTGAGCAGACTTTGTGTCAACCAG AAAACAGAACTGCCTCGTCGGGACCTAGTTTACTCACAGTCTTCCTTGGAGTGGTGTGTGTTGCAGCACTAATGCTACCTACATTGGGGGAAATGGAATCCCTGGTGCCTCTCTACCTCCACTTAAGTGTGAATCAAAAGTTAGTAGCTGCTTATGTTTTAG GTCTCATCACCATGGTTATTTTGAGAACATGA